The following proteins come from a genomic window of Deltaproteobacteria bacterium:
- a CDS encoding CoB--CoM heterodisulfide reductase iron-sulfur subunit B family protein, with protein sequence MKYIYYPGCSLEGTALEYNLSTRAVLAALGADLSDLEDWTCCGASAAEASSRLLSLVLAARNLALAERSGEEGGVLIPCSACYLNLRRVGEQVRQEPDLKQKINEALAEEDLRYEGGLAVRHLLEVLVVDFGPERTAERVTRPLKGVKVAPYYGCQALRPYATFDDPQMPRSMEPLIEALGAEVHPWSLGAKCCGAALMNTKREVALELTGALLEGAEGADCIVTVCPMCQMNLEAYQDTLSRQRGRDLHLSILYLPQLMGLAFGLPEEDLHLDMNLALYPALKARLNI encoded by the coding sequence ATGAAGTACATCTACTATCCGGGTTGTTCCCTCGAGGGAACGGCGTTAGAGTACAACCTCTCTACTCGAGCGGTCCTGGCGGCCCTCGGGGCCGATCTTTCGGATCTGGAGGACTGGACCTGCTGCGGGGCCAGCGCGGCTGAAGCGAGCAGCCGCCTTCTTTCCCTTGTCCTGGCCGCCCGCAACCTGGCCCTTGCGGAAAGGTCAGGAGAAGAAGGGGGCGTACTCATTCCCTGCAGTGCCTGCTACCTGAATTTACGTCGCGTCGGGGAACAGGTCCGGCAAGAGCCTGATCTCAAACAGAAGATCAACGAAGCCCTTGCGGAAGAAGACCTCCGCTACGAGGGAGGCCTGGCGGTTCGCCACCTCCTGGAGGTGCTCGTCGTGGACTTCGGGCCGGAGAGGACCGCCGAGCGGGTGACGCGCCCATTGAAGGGCGTCAAGGTGGCTCCCTACTACGGTTGCCAGGCCCTTCGGCCCTACGCAACGTTCGATGATCCACAAATGCCCCGCTCCATGGAGCCCCTCATCGAAGCCCTCGGGGCGGAGGTCCATCCCTGGAGCCTGGGAGCCAAGTGCTGCGGGGCCGCCCTCATGAACACCAAGAGGGAGGTGGCCCTGGAGTTGACCGGTGCCCTGCTCGAGGGGGCCGAAGGGGCGGACTGTATCGTCACGGTGTGCCCCATGTGTCAGATGAACCTTGAAGCTTATCAGGATACCCTGTCCCGGCAACGGGGAAGAGACCTGCACCTCTCCATCCTTTACCTGCCTCAGCTCATGGGCCTTGCCTTCGGACTCCCGGAGGA
- a CDS encoding 4Fe-4S dicluster domain-containing protein — translation MTSRKSETRSAGEEDFSSRLMEELREKLLACMQCGTCTGSCGSSFAMDLTPRQLWRLVQLGEKREIFKSRTFYLCSACYFCTLRCPRGLPLTEAMSALKRIAAAEGIKRYKQSANFYKAFMDTVRRYGRLREMEFMNRYFFSMKNPVLPMGYASLGLKLMKKGKVSPEIPKFLGEGRFDKLFRKVDELEKRP, via the coding sequence ATGACCAGCCGGAAATCAGAAACGAGGAGTGCAGGGGAAGAAGATTTTTCTTCCAGGTTGATGGAGGAACTCAGGGAAAAGCTTCTGGCCTGCATGCAATGTGGGACATGTACGGGGTCCTGCGGGAGTTCCTTCGCCATGGATTTGACGCCGCGCCAGTTGTGGCGGCTGGTTCAGCTCGGAGAAAAGCGGGAAATTTTTAAAAGCAGGACGTTTTACTTGTGTTCGGCCTGCTATTTCTGCACCCTTCGGTGCCCGAGAGGACTTCCATTGACGGAGGCCATGAGCGCTCTCAAGAGGATCGCCGCGGCCGAAGGGATCAAGAGGTACAAGCAGAGCGCAAACTTTTACAAGGCCTTCATGGACACGGTCCGGCGATATGGACGCCTGAGGGAAATGGAATTCATGAACCGGTACTTCTTTTCCATGAAGAATCCCGTGCTTCCAATGGGTTATGCATCCCTGGGACTCAAGTTGATGAAAAAGGGGAAGGTGTCCCCGGAGATCCCGAAGTTCCTGGGTGAAGGAAGATTTGACAAGCTCTTCCGTAAGGTGGACGAACTGGAGAAGAGACCATGA